Proteins from a single region of Lampris incognitus isolate fLamInc1 chromosome 16, fLamInc1.hap2, whole genome shotgun sequence:
- the angel1 gene encoding protein angel homolog 1, whose protein sequence is MLRVWEQVNKSPNTTEPAESSLPHNEAFCDFTVMSYNILAQDLLEAHQELYSYCSQEVLEWSYRCHLLIEEILKWRPDILCLQEVQENHYEEHLHPVLYHMGYTCVYKRRTGTKTDGCATCYRGNHFSELSVSLLEFHRPETGLLDRDNVGIVLLLQPLVNSGSEAKAKGPPLCVANTHLLFNPKRVDIKLAQLAIVLADINKVVKSCKDKGDHCNVILCGDFNSNPYVPLYQLITTGQLFYQGLPAWMTSGQWNPSHKSHHHRLFASLSSLGISDNCQYITREQKFESKSQNTGKLKYNHDFLLQLQFCPAACVRPLDLELIPGVTDNTPDASRENQPYTRGFTISHGLNLRSAYKHILSSSGHSEVTTLHSEGAATTDYIFYTPNDGGCLPSEGLKLTHCLSLLSEEELWSMKGLPNEIFPSDHLSLLAEFQLDLRPHDVKNYGEGDLRATVIAGQGQCHLNRNVHPLSRAVASPWFMKR, encoded by the exons ATGTTGAGAGTGTGGGAGCAGGTGAATAAAAGCCCCAATACCACAGAGCCTGCCGAGAGCTCTCTCCCCCACAATGAGGCGTTCTGTGACTTCACTGTCATGTCCTACAACATATTGGCTCAGGACCTGCTGGAGGCCCATCAGGAGCTTTACTCATACTGCTCACAGGAGGTGCTGGAGTGGAGCTACCGCTGCCACCTCTTAATTGAGGAAATCCTGAAATGGAGACCAGAT ATTCTGTGTCTCCAAGAAGTCCAGGAAAACCACTATGAAGAACACCTGCATCCTGTCCTCTATCACATGG GCTACACCTGTGTGTACAAACGGCGAACAGGCACGAAGACAGACGGCTGTGCAACTTGCTACCGAGGCAATCACTTCTCTGAGTTATCAGTTAGCCTTCTTGAGTTCCACAGGCCTGAGACGGGGCTTCTGGACAGGGACAATGTGGGTATTGTGCTGCTGCTTCAGCCACTTGTCAACTCTGGGTCAGAGGCCAAAGCAAAGGGCCCACCCCTCTGTGTTGCCAATACCCACCTGCTGTTCAACCCCAAGAGGGTTGACATAAAGCTGGCCCAGCTTGCCATAGTTTTGGCAGATATCAACAAGGTGGTCAAGTCCTGCAAGGACAAAGGGGATCACTGTAACGTCATCTTGTGTGGAGACTTCAACTCTAATCCTTACGTGCCTTTGTACCAGCTAATCACCACTGGTCAACTCTTCTACCAAGGCCTACCAGCCTGGATG ACATCAGGTCAATGGAACCCATCTCACAAATCGCATCACCACAGACTGTTCGCCTCTCTTAGTTCTCTGGGAATCTCTGACAACTGCCAGTACATAACCAGAGAGCAAAAGTTTGAAAGCAAGAGTCAGAATACAG GGAAACTCAAGTACAACCACGACTTTCTCCTGCAGCTGCAGTTCTGTCCAGCTGCATGTGTCCGTCCCCTGGACCTCGAGCTTATTCCCGGTGTTACTGACAATACACCAG ATGCTTCCCGGGAAAATCAGCCTTATACTAGGGG GTTCACTATCAGTCACGGATTGAACCTGCGCTCGGCCTACAAACACATCCTCTCAAGCTCTGGCCACTCGGAGGTCACCACCTTGCACTCTGAAGGGGCAGCTACCACCGACTACATCTTCTACACCCCAAATG ATGGTGGCTGTCTGCCCAGTGAAGGTCTGAAGCTGACCCATTGTCTCTCCCTCCTATCAGAGGAAGAACTCTGGTCGATGAAGGGCCTACCAAACGAGATATTCCCCTCCGACCATCTCAGTCTCCTGGCTGAATTCCAGCTGGATCTGAGACCTCATGATGTGAAAAACTATGGAGAGGGAGATCTCAGAGCAACAGTGATTGCAGGGCAAGGCCAGTGTCATTTGAACAGAAATGTGCATCCTCTATCAAGGGCTGTTGCCAGTCCATGGTTCATGAAACGCTAA